The Pelobates fuscus isolate aPelFus1 chromosome 2, aPelFus1.pri, whole genome shotgun sequence genome has a segment encoding these proteins:
- the UTS2B gene encoding urotensin-2B: MDKTSVYLCLGTLTFLFTISMQSVQGKPYLLQDNELFPEKEDIHHQDMLLSFLLNKHIPLRRPSNFELELESRLEELEQLEKLKEQLLESKTSDMSYAVDGLSPSHPNKRACFWKYCV; the protein is encoded by the exons ATGGATAAAACGTCAGTTTATCTGTGCCTTGGGACACTAACTTTCCTGTTCACAATATCTATGCAGTCTGTTCAAGGGAAGCCTTACTTATTGCAAG ACAATGAATTGTTTCCAGAGAAAGAAGATATTCATCATCAGGATATGCTATTATCATTCCTCCTTAATAAACACATTCCTCTAAGAAGACCTTCAAATTTTG AATTGGAGCTTGAAAGCCGTCTAGAAGAACTGGAACag CTGGAGAAACTCAAGGAGCAGCTTTTGGAATCAAAGACCTCAGATATGTCATATGCTGTAGATGGGCTGTCACCATCGCATCCTAACAAACGAG CTTGCTTTTGGAAATACTGTGTGTGA